The Sandaracinus amylolyticus genomic interval TGCAACGACTCGCGTAGGCCCGCGAGCGCGATGCGCGCGAGCGGGCCGCGATTGCGCTCGCAGATCGCGATCGCGCCGGTCACGTCACCGACTCGCAAACAAGCGCGCAGCGCGTCGAGCAGCGCGTCCGCGTTCGGCCGCGCTCGCAGCAATGCGCACGCGCGCTCGATCGTGATCAGCAGCGCGACGGCGAGGCACGCGACGAGCGGGTACATCCCCCACCCGCCCTCTTCGAAGTGGTGCGCCAGCCATCGCACGTCGCGCGTCGGACCACGGATCGCGGGCGAAAGTTCCCGCCGTCGGCGGAGGCGCCGTGCGCGAGCCGGACATCGCGCGTCAGTGCGAGCGACGGCGCAGCGTGGCGAGGAAGTCGCGGAGGTCCTTCGCGAAGAGGTCGGGGACCTCCCACGACGAGTGGTGCCCGCCGCGCTCCATCTCGGTGAACTGCACGACGTTCACGCGTCGCTCGGCCCAGGCGCGCGGAAGCGGCGCGTCGAGCGGCATCCGCGCGACTGCCGCGGGCACTTCGCTCCGACCGCGCGGAGCCGCGGCGGGGCTCGCGTACATCGCGCGTGCGCTCTCGAGATAGCTGCGCATCGCCGAGCCGATCGTGCCGCTGACCCAGTAGATCATCGCGTTCGTGATCAGCGCGTCGAGCGTGAAGCGCTCTTCGACGCGATCTTCCGCGCCGCTCGCGAAGAGGATCATGAGCCACGCGGCGAGGCCCACCGGCGAGTCGTTCAGCGCGAACGCGAGGCTGCTCGGCTTGGTGGACTGGATCATGTTGAACGCGCCCTCGCGCATCCACCACGCGTGGATCCACTGCGCGAACTCGCGCTCCTCGGGGCTGAGGCTCGCGAAGTCGGTGTTGCCGTCGGGATAGCCGACGTCGACGCAGTAGATGCCGGCGACCGACTCGGCGTGGCGGTGCGACATCGCCATGGGGATCGGCCCGTCGCCGCCGCCCGCGAGGTAGCGGTCGTAGCCGAGGCCCTTCATGAGCGCGGCGAGGGTGTCCGCGGTCGCGTCGACCGACATCGCCGTGTGCCCCGAGAATCCGAACCCGGGCAGCGACGGGATGATCACGTCGAACGAGAGCGCGGGATCGGCGCCGTGCGCGGCGGGATCGGTGAGCGGACCGATCGCGTCGACGAAGCGGTGGAACGAGTCGGGGAACGCGTGGATCAGGAGCAGCGGCGTGGGGCTCGGGCCGCGTCCACGCACGTGCACGAAGTGAATGGGCGTGCCGTTCACGTCGGCGACGAATTGCGGGTGCGCGTTGAGCGCGGACTCGTGACGACGCCAGTCGTACTCGTCGAGCCAGTGCTTCGTGAGGCGCTTCATGAGCGCGGAGTCGGTGCCCGCGCTCCAGCCCTCGGGCGCTTCGGGGAAGCGGGTGCGCGCGACGCGATCGCGGAGGTCGTCGAGAACGTTCTGGCTGACGTCGATTCGGAAGGGCGTGATCTTCATGAGGGTCAGTCAAGCACCGGCCCTCCGAGCGCTCTTGAAGGAATGCGACAATCGCAATCGGCTCCGGCAGGGGCTCAAATCGGCTCGCCCGCCGGGCCCTACCGTCCGCGCGCTTCGCGCGCTCCCGTCCGGGAACGGCGCGACGAGCACTCCGGCAGGCGCTCAAATCGGCTCGCCCGCCGGGCCCTACCGTCCGCGCGCTTCGCGCGCTCCCGTCCGGGAACGGCGCGACGAGCACTCCGGCAGGCGCTCAAATCGGCTCGCCCGCCGGGCCCTACCGTCCGCGCGCTTCGCGCGCTCCCGTCCGGGAACGGCGCGACGAGCACTCCGGCAGGCGCTCATCCGCCGCGGATCTGGCCCGGGGTGCGACCCACCAGGGCCTTCAGCGCGCGCGTCATGTGTGGCTGATCGGAGTAGCCCACCTCGATCGCGACCGCGGCGGGCGCGACGCCGCGCTCGAGCAGCTCGACAGCGCGACACGCGCGCTGGATCTGCGCGAGCTGCTTCGGCGTGATGCCGAGCGCGTGCACGAAGTGGCGCTGTAGCGTGCGCGTCCCGATCGCGCGCACGTCGCCGCGCGCCGCATCGGCGACGAGCTCGTCGCGCGCGAGGAGATCTCGGCGCGCGAGGCGAGCGACGAAGTCGTCGGCGTTGTCGAACGTGGGGATCTCGAGCGTCTCGCCGTGCATCGAGAACGCGCGAGGCGAGAGGATCGGCTGCACGATGCCGCGGTCGACCGTGCTCACGCCGGGCTGCTTCGCGAGGAACACGCCCGGCTTGAACGAGATCGCGAGATACGCGTCGCCCGCGTCGTTCTCGAGCTCGACGGGCCGCGTGATGAGCCCGGTCTGCAGGACGAGCCTGCGTCCCTCGCGCTCGATGACGACGAGATCCCAGGTGCCGTCGGGCGTCGACAGCTCGCGGACCGCCGCGTCGTACGTCACGCGCGTGACGCGCTCGACGAACGGTGAGTCCGAGGAGCGAACCTGTCGGCGCGCGCTCACTCGAAGGTCCCTC includes:
- a CDS encoding epoxide hydrolase family protein, with amino-acid sequence MKITPFRIDVSQNVLDDLRDRVARTRFPEAPEGWSAGTDSALMKRLTKHWLDEYDWRRHESALNAHPQFVADVNGTPIHFVHVRGRGPSPTPLLLIHAFPDSFHRFVDAIGPLTDPAAHGADPALSFDVIIPSLPGFGFSGHTAMSVDATADTLAALMKGLGYDRYLAGGGDGPIPMAMSHRHAESVAGIYCVDVGYPDGNTDFASLSPEEREFAQWIHAWWMREGAFNMIQSTKPSSLAFALNDSPVGLAAWLMILFASGAEDRVEERFTLDALITNAMIYWVSGTIGSAMRSYLESARAMYASPAAAPRGRSEVPAAVARMPLDAPLPRAWAERRVNVVQFTEMERGGHHSSWEVPDLFAKDLRDFLATLRRRSH
- a CDS encoding helix-turn-helix domain-containing protein — encoded protein: MSARRQVRSSDSPFVERVTRVTYDAAVRELSTPDGTWDLVVIEREGRRLVLQTGLITRPVELENDAGDAYLAISFKPGVFLAKQPGVSTVDRGIVQPILSPRAFSMHGETLEIPTFDNADDFVARLARRDLLARDELVADAARGDVRAIGTRTLQRHFVHALGITPKQLAQIQRACRAVELLERGVAPAAVAIEVGYSDQPHMTRALKALVGRTPGQIRGG